The nucleotide window CACCGTGTTTCTCTGCAATTTCACGACGATGGCGAAGTGGATCTACACCAATAACAATACTTGCTCCAGCTTTTTTCGCTAATTGAATCGCAATTTGCCCGATTGCACCAAGACCAACTACTACAACATAATCACCCGCACGAACATGCGCATCACGTACACCACTCATTGCAAATTGAGCCGGGTCATAACAAACTGCATTTTTCCAATTCGCTCCTTTTGGCAACTTACGTAGTTTGTAGTTATCGACAGCCTTTACAATTACTGTTTCCATAATCGGTCCATACGAACAAACAATATCACCAAGCTCATATTCCATCACTTTGCTACCAAGTTCCGTGATTTCACCAACAACCATATTACCGAGCTGGAACTCGCCAAAGACAATGCCTCGCGCGCTATTTGTTTCACGTGAAACAAATAGATTCCATTCTGGTGAAAATTCTTCATCAATAAAAGGGCTAATTCCGCGGAAATCCACCACTTCTGTTCCGTGTTTAGGAGAGGCAAATTGCACTTTAATTTTCACTTCATCTTCTAAAACTTCCCGGTCAAAATACTCTACTAACTCCGCCACGCGCGGTGCAGTTGCAACTAGTTTTTTCATTTAAATAACTTCCTTTCTTATCCTTTAACTCCGCCGTCAGTTAAGTTTCCTTTAATAAATCGTTCCGAAATGGCGTACATAATAACAACTGGTAGCGCCGTAACAAGCGATGCCGCCATCATTCGACCCCAAATGTAATCCGGTGTACTAAAGAGTGTATTTAGCCCAATTGGTAACGTGAATTTCTCTGAGCTTGATAAGAATATCGAAGCAAACAGATAATCATTCCAAGCAACCATAAAGCAATACACAAATACCGATACAATACCCGAAATCGCTAGTGGTACTATAATACGTAAAATAATCTGGAATCGGTTCAGTCCGTCCATCATCGCTGCTTCTTCTATATCAGATGGAATAGTATCAAAATAACTTTTCAGCATAAATACCGCTGTTGGTAAAGTTTGGACAACCATCGTGATAATTAAAGCTGTTTCCGTATCATATAATCCCAAACTCGA belongs to Listeria ivanovii subsp. ivanovii and includes:
- a CDS encoding carbohydrate ABC transporter permease → MAVSSKKSKRTKKIAFYVTMVAFLCITLFPFAIMLMTSFKSSKEAISTNPTFFPKDFTFQYYIDIFNPDIFPFVTYFKNSLMVSIFAAGIAVVLGILGAYALSKLRFKGRMTINASFYTVYMFSGILLIVPLFKIISSLGLYDTETALIITMVVQTLPTAVFMLKSYFDTIPSDIEEAAMMDGLNRFQIILRIIVPLAISGIVSVFVYCFMVAWNDYLFASIFLSSSEKFTLPIGLNTLFSTPDYIWGRMMAASLVTALPVVIMYAISERFIKGNLTDGGVKG
- a CDS encoding zinc-dependent alcohol dehydrogenase gives rise to the protein MKKLVATAPRVAELVEYFDREVLEDEVKIKVQFASPKHGTEVVDFRGISPFIDEEFSPEWNLFVSRETNSARGIVFGEFQLGNMVVGEITELGSKVMEYELGDIVCSYGPIMETVIVKAVDNYKLRKLPKGANWKNAVCYDPAQFAMSGVRDAHVRAGDYVVVVGLGAIGQIAIQLAKKAGASIVIGVDPLRHRREIAEKHGADATFDPINTDVGLEVKRLTGKLGADSIIETSGNSAALQAALRGIAYGGTISYVAFAKPFPDGFNLGREAHFNNAKIVFSRAASEPNPDYPRWDRKRIEETCWELLMNGYLDCNDLIDPVVPFAESAESYMKYVDRHPDLSIKMGIML